One genomic window of Candidatus Nitrospira inopinata includes the following:
- the fliS gene encoding flagellar export chaperone FliS has translation MIAQCANRYRQTQVMTSSRVQIVVLLYDAAIQSIELARQAIETGNIADKGRFLGRAISIVGELDCALDYERGGEIASLLHRLYEYVLSELIEANVRNEGRRLEGALRCLNVLREGWRGAAVQEHAPLALTR, from the coding sequence ATGATCGCGCAATGTGCGAATCGGTACCGCCAGACGCAGGTGATGACGTCGTCGCGCGTGCAGATCGTGGTCTTGCTGTACGACGCGGCCATTCAATCGATCGAATTGGCCCGCCAAGCGATCGAAACAGGCAATATAGCCGACAAGGGACGGTTTCTGGGGCGCGCCATCTCGATCGTCGGTGAGCTCGATTGCGCGCTCGATTACGAGCGGGGCGGGGAGATCGCGAGTCTGCTGCATCGGCTCTACGAGTACGTGTTGTCCGAACTGATCGAAGCGAATGTCCGGAACGAGGGGCGCAGGCTGGAAGGGGCGCTTCGTTGTCTGAACGTTCTCCGCGAGGGATGGAGAGGGGCGGCGGTCCAGGAGCATGCCCCGCTCGCACTGACGAGGTAA
- a CDS encoding GGDEF domain-containing protein has protein sequence MRLRTERAAPLSLVRSGNGAPREIVAREMVEGAGQAVIGRAGDESAAIGEIGFRERRSAKIIAGGTALALVEAGLAPSNCAMETKDPLTGLLDRRTFETLLHRRLKMWLRHGVPSCLLVLDLDYFKIVNEQLGWNAGDELLRQVADLIKKNVREADSVSRYGGGSFAVLLPEADLPHGVGTAERLRDEMERHAFVLGQGQARMTASIGVTSLGRAAIESIGRWMAAADAALDQAKSRGRNRVVISESSPFVPAQAALCLAA, from the coding sequence ATGCGGTTGCGAACAGAAAGAGCGGCCCCTCTCTCCCTCGTTCGGTCCGGGAACGGCGCCCCACGGGAAATAGTCGCACGGGAAATGGTCGAAGGAGCGGGACAAGCCGTCATAGGTCGGGCTGGCGACGAATCGGCTGCGATCGGGGAGATCGGGTTTCGAGAGCGGCGAAGCGCAAAAATCATTGCCGGCGGAACAGCGCTCGCCTTGGTTGAGGCCGGTCTTGCTCCATCAAACTGTGCCATGGAAACGAAGGATCCGCTTACCGGTCTGCTGGATCGACGGACCTTCGAGACGCTCCTCCATCGGAGGCTCAAAATGTGGCTGCGACATGGGGTTCCATCCTGTTTGCTGGTGCTGGATCTCGACTACTTCAAGATTGTGAATGAACAGCTTGGCTGGAATGCTGGAGATGAGTTGCTCCGCCAGGTGGCTGATCTTATCAAAAAGAACGTTCGCGAAGCCGATTCCGTTTCGAGGTACGGAGGCGGGTCGTTCGCCGTCTTGTTGCCGGAGGCCGATCTTCCGCATGGTGTGGGAACGGCGGAACGTTTGCGGGACGAGATGGAACGGCACGCCTTTGTGTTGGGGCAAGGACAGGCGCGCATGACAGCCAGCATCGGCGTGACGTCGCTGGGGCGCGCCGCGATCGAGTCGATCGGGCGGTGGATGGCGGCGGCCGACGCCGCGCTGGATCAGGCGAAGTCCCGCGGACGCAATCGCGTCGTCATCTCCGAATCGTCTCCTTTCGTGCCGGCGCAAGCCGCCCTTTGTCTGGCGGCTTGA
- a CDS encoding PilZ domain-containing protein codes for MMERAGATAVDRQVVRMPASEDRREWIRIEDKLLLEYRLEGGHDKTPASGRETVTDEMIAAAVEKPTTELLARSGDVLAQAALVPWIMKVDWLLEVILKTLAKSSPGCMELATVTDVNISGGGIGFVASQRFNAGDRLALRVILPPFTPIQVAAKVIRSSPDPQGRGFVLAAEFIDLGADEQDYLIRYVLQTQAERLRTRRKDEQAS; via the coding sequence ATGATGGAAAGGGCGGGAGCAACCGCGGTCGATCGACAGGTCGTGCGAATGCCGGCGTCGGAAGACCGGCGTGAGTGGATTCGTATCGAAGACAAGCTGTTACTCGAATACCGATTGGAGGGCGGGCACGATAAAACGCCTGCCTCCGGCCGCGAAACGGTGACCGACGAAATGATCGCGGCCGCGGTCGAGAAACCGACGACTGAACTTCTGGCCAGGTCCGGTGACGTGTTGGCGCAGGCGGCGTTGGTCCCGTGGATCATGAAAGTGGACTGGCTGCTGGAAGTCATACTGAAAACGCTGGCGAAATCGTCTCCCGGTTGCATGGAGTTGGCGACAGTGACGGATGTCAACATCAGCGGGGGGGGAATCGGATTTGTCGCGTCGCAACGGTTTAACGCAGGCGATCGATTGGCGCTGAGGGTCATTTTGCCGCCGTTCACGCCGATTCAAGTGGCGGCCAAGGTGATCCGGTCGTCGCCGGATCCGCAAGGGCGGGGATTCGTCCTTGCCGCCGAGTTCATCGATCTTGGCGCGGATGAGCAGGACTACCTGATCCGTTACGTTCTTCAGACGCAGGCGGAGCGGCTTCGGACGAGGAGAAAAGACGAACAAGCGTCGTGA
- a CDS encoding helix-turn-helix domain-containing protein — MNGERQAVGVSEANGEILTVMDVARFLRVPKSTVYKLARVGELPASKIGKHWRFLRRDIHEWLRARSQQN, encoded by the coding sequence ATGAACGGGGAACGGCAGGCGGTCGGCGTGTCCGAGGCGAACGGCGAGATCTTGACCGTGATGGATGTGGCTCGTTTTCTTCGGGTGCCAAAATCGACGGTGTACAAGCTCGCCCGAGTCGGCGAATTGCCGGCTTCAAAAATCGGAAAGCACTGGCGCTTTCTCCGGCGCGACATCCATGAATGGCTCCGTGCCCGGTCTCAGCAAAACTAG
- a CDS encoding chemotaxis response regulator CheY, producing MPADLTMKVLVVDDMATMRRIVKNVLKQLGFSRVEEAENGAEALQKLRAETYGLVVSDWNMPVMTGIDMLRAIRSDEKLKSIPVLMVTAEAQQGNLIEAIQAGVSNYIVKPFTAETMQEKLGKIFK from the coding sequence ATGCCGGCTGATCTGACGATGAAAGTGCTCGTCGTCGACGATATGGCGACGATGAGAAGGATCGTGAAGAACGTCCTGAAACAGCTTGGATTCAGTCGCGTGGAAGAAGCGGAAAACGGCGCGGAAGCCCTGCAAAAACTGCGGGCGGAGACCTATGGTCTTGTCGTGTCCGATTGGAACATGCCCGTCATGACGGGCATCGACATGCTGCGGGCGATCCGGTCCGATGAAAAGCTGAAATCGATTCCCGTGTTGATGGTGACGGCCGAGGCTCAGCAAGGCAATCTCATCGAAGCGATTCAAGCGGGGGTCAGCAATTACATCGTCAAACCGTTTACCGCGGAAACGATGCAGGAGAAGCTGGGAAAAATTTTCAAGTAG
- a CDS encoding protein phosphatase CheZ — translation METDVERRLGTLYGEIGALARFVENAMRTVSEVGRPLVESGAELPTVTSHLTDLSKMTETGALEVMRLTELIQDSHIGMVKQCRAIAEASRESDHAMLADRIENVIADLNQDERRLTEIMTALSFQDLVAQRVKKLVAILEDVHEKLMKLVVAFGIQHDREGRAGDGKTEELLRQLEQSRSGAMKQHTADEILARFGFR, via the coding sequence ATGGAAACGGACGTCGAACGGAGATTGGGCACTCTGTATGGAGAGATCGGGGCGTTGGCGCGGTTCGTCGAGAACGCGATGAGAACCGTTTCGGAAGTCGGCCGCCCCCTGGTGGAGAGCGGCGCGGAGCTTCCGACCGTCACGTCTCACCTGACCGATCTGAGCAAGATGACGGAGACGGGGGCGCTTGAAGTGATGCGGCTGACCGAGCTGATTCAAGACAGCCACATCGGTATGGTGAAGCAATGCCGGGCGATCGCCGAAGCGTCCAGAGAGAGCGACCATGCGATGCTCGCGGATAGAATCGAAAACGTTATCGCCGATTTGAACCAAGACGAGCGACGGTTGACGGAGATCATGACCGCCCTCTCATTTCAGGATCTCGTGGCCCAGCGGGTCAAAAAGCTGGTCGCGATTCTCGAAGACGTGCATGAGAAGCTGATGAAACTCGTGGTCGCCTTCGGCATCCAGCACGATCGGGAGGGCCGCGCGGGGGACGGGAAAACCGAAGAACTCCTCCGGCAGCTCGAGCAATCGCGAAGCGGTGCGATGAAGCAACACACAGCCGACGAAATTCTGGCGCGGTTCGGATTCCGGTAG
- a CDS encoding flagellar motor protein produces MDIATIIGIVVALGAIIGGQALEGGHLGSILQLTAFVIVIGGTIGACLVQNPLPVFLKAIGALSLAIAGPRIDNKETIKLILDLANVSRKQGLLALESKLKEIKDPFMKKGVQLIVDGTDPKAVHEILEVEVEHHEEEGIKAAKVWEAAGGYAPTVGILGAVLGLIHVMENLADPSKLGSGIAVAFVATVYGVGAANLFFLPLANKIKMKLKEEAGSRNMTIMGLVGLAHGENPRLLQEKLEGFLPPNERSKPAKK; encoded by the coding sequence ATGGACATCGCCACAATCATAGGCATCGTCGTGGCTCTTGGAGCCATCATCGGTGGTCAGGCGTTGGAAGGCGGCCACTTGGGCTCGATCCTTCAATTGACGGCCTTCGTGATCGTCATCGGCGGCACGATCGGCGCCTGTCTGGTCCAAAATCCGCTGCCGGTCTTCTTGAAAGCCATCGGCGCGTTGTCCCTGGCGATCGCCGGGCCCCGCATCGACAATAAGGAAACGATCAAACTGATTCTCGACCTGGCCAACGTGTCCAGAAAGCAGGGACTGCTGGCGTTGGAAAGCAAGCTGAAGGAAATCAAAGATCCGTTCATGAAAAAAGGGGTGCAATTGATCGTGGATGGCACCGACCCCAAAGCCGTGCACGAGATTTTGGAAGTCGAGGTGGAACACCATGAAGAAGAGGGCATCAAGGCGGCCAAGGTATGGGAGGCTGCCGGAGGATATGCCCCCACGGTCGGCATTTTGGGCGCGGTGCTCGGGTTGATTCACGTCATGGAAAACCTTGCCGATCCGTCAAAACTCGGCAGCGGCATCGCCGTCGCGTTCGTGGCCACGGTGTACGGCGTGGGCGCGGCGAATCTGTTTTTTCTGCCGTTGGCGAACAAGATCAAAATGAAACTGAAAGAAGAAGCCGGCTCTCGCAATATGACCATCATGGGGCTGGTGGGGCTCGCGCACGGGGAAAATCCCAGGCTGTTGCAGGAAAAACTCGAGGGGTTCCTGCCGCCCAACGAGCGGTCGAAACCGGCCAAGAAGTGA
- a CDS encoding flagellar motor protein MotB translates to MAKQKHEEHENHERWLVSYADFITLLFAFFVVMYSVSAVNEGKFRTVSESIRAALRPVSNPDTSSALFSIGQYRPALRTPSVPGSKEIAIRHLRELVKSSQTASQFALIHMLEKEDGDIIITIPDNILFKSGEAAIRQEALSFLKGLASALLELNRHVRVEGHTDNVPIRTAQFPSNWELSATRAVMVVRVLSELYGVPSDHLAAIGYADTRPVAPNLTPDQRAKNRRVEVIILEHAPALSPPFSDDDQGSSDRLSSGIELSPPQPFPMDSDLPKSPDFRKEDRVR, encoded by the coding sequence ATGGCGAAACAGAAACACGAAGAGCACGAAAACCACGAGCGGTGGCTCGTGTCATACGCCGATTTCATCACCCTCCTGTTTGCGTTCTTCGTGGTGATGTATTCGGTCTCAGCCGTCAATGAGGGCAAATTCCGCACGGTCAGCGAGTCGATCCGAGCGGCTCTCCGTCCCGTTTCCAACCCTGATACGTCGTCGGCGCTCTTCAGCATCGGTCAGTATCGGCCCGCATTGAGAACGCCGTCCGTTCCGGGGTCCAAAGAAATAGCGATTCGCCATCTGCGCGAGCTGGTGAAGTCGTCGCAGACGGCGTCCCAGTTCGCGCTGATTCACATGCTGGAGAAGGAAGACGGGGACATCATCATCACGATACCGGATAATATTCTGTTCAAAAGCGGAGAGGCGGCGATTCGTCAAGAGGCGCTGTCTTTTTTAAAAGGCTTGGCGAGTGCGCTGTTGGAGTTAAATCGGCACGTTCGAGTGGAGGGCCATACGGACAACGTGCCCATCAGGACGGCGCAGTTTCCGTCAAACTGGGAACTCTCGGCGACGCGGGCCGTGATGGTCGTCCGAGTGCTGTCCGAGCTGTACGGCGTGCCGTCCGATCATCTGGCGGCCATTGGGTACGCGGATACCAGGCCGGTGGCGCCCAATCTGACGCCCGACCAACGGGCGAAAAACCGGCGCGTGGAAGTCATCATTCTTGAACATGCCCCCGCCCTCTCGCCTCCTTTCTCGGACGACGACCAAGGGAGTTCCGATCGATTATCGAGCGGGATCGAGTTGTCTCCGCCCCAGCCTTTTCCGATGGACTCCGATTTGCCGAAAAGTCCGGACTTCCGGAAAGAAGATAGAGTCCGATAA
- a CDS encoding STAS domain-containing protein → MEENPRQLTPTGDLTIFEVEDLKKSLVKLFQNDGLVSLDLAQVGRVDTAAIQLLWAARKEGRMFVMGMSEGLRATLNRLGFSEPLGE, encoded by the coding sequence GTGGAAGAAAACCCCAGACAGTTGACCCCGACGGGCGATCTGACGATTTTCGAAGTCGAAGACCTCAAAAAATCGCTGGTCAAGTTGTTTCAAAACGACGGCCTGGTTTCTCTGGATCTTGCGCAGGTGGGCCGTGTCGACACGGCGGCGATCCAACTGCTGTGGGCGGCTCGAAAGGAGGGGAGGATGTTCGTTATGGGCATGTCCGAGGGGTTGCGGGCGACGTTGAACCGATTGGGATTCTCCGAGCCGCTCGGCGAATAG
- a CDS encoding response regulator, which yields MGKTALVVDDSPTMRQMVAFTLMNAGFTVIEAEHGKDAVRKIAGKKMDIVVTDLNMPEMDGIALIKELRKSADFKYTPILMLTTESAVEKKMAGKEAGATGWIVKPFNPDVLLGTIAKVLPA from the coding sequence ATGGGAAAAACCGCGCTCGTCGTCGATGATTCGCCCACCATGCGCCAGATGGTCGCCTTCACGCTCATGAACGCGGGGTTCACGGTGATCGAAGCCGAGCACGGAAAGGACGCCGTCAGGAAAATCGCCGGCAAAAAGATGGACATCGTCGTGACGGATCTCAATATGCCGGAGATGGACGGCATCGCGCTGATCAAGGAGCTGCGAAAGTCGGCCGATTTTAAGTACACCCCGATTCTGATGCTGACGACCGAATCAGCGGTCGAAAAAAAGATGGCGGGAAAGGAAGCCGGGGCCACCGGGTGGATCGTGAAACCGTTCAATCCGGACGTGTTGCTCGGCACGATCGCCAAAGTGCTGCCGGCGTAA
- a CDS encoding chemotaxis protein CheA yields MSNDFEQFQDAFFEEAAEHLAIVEEGLLQLEQRPEDLDLLNKIFRSAHSIKGASGMFGFDAVAQFTHKMETLLDLLRSGKKIVTPSVADLLLKSTDCLKTLMEGVKLNAPVDENVVQRLSTELAAVSAGEGERASASPTPVAESPASSSGSAYDIRWTPPEWLFRRGLDPLQIFKELTRIGSLSRVNVDTSRLPDLNDVNPEACYLSWTMRLETAASRKEVESVFEFVREDSELSIEAVTASTFAPEPSGANVRRDPKNATLEISDGGPKSIGEILVESGAVSKEALERALSQQKRVGEILIEQKAATPQQIEQALQTQRQMEAAAQAKKADTTSIRVDTAKIDKLINLVGELVITQSMLSDLGTRFEMGQVHVLLERIAQLERNTREIQERVMSIRMVPIGTAFSRFPRLVRDLAGKLGKKINLVLSGEETELDKTVIEAIGDPLTHLVRNAADHGLETPEERLDNNKPETGVIKLHAFHEGGSICITVEDDGRGLNRDKILAKAVKQGLVSDGAALSDDQIYPLILRPGFSTADKVSDLSGRGVGMDVVKRNIESLGGTVSIKTAYGKGTAFTLKLPLTLAIIEGMTIRVGRETYIVPMLSILESIQPRPEAVKTVVGKGELIDVRGIYLPVVRLYDVFNLKPEHVDPEKAILLILETEGERVAVMVDEILGQQQVVIKSMEQNFRKVQGIAGATILGDGTVGFILDVRGLLEIARQGTPMAA; encoded by the coding sequence ATGAGCAACGATTTCGAGCAATTCCAAGACGCGTTTTTTGAAGAGGCGGCGGAACATCTCGCGATCGTCGAGGAAGGGCTGCTTCAGTTGGAGCAACGTCCCGAAGATCTTGATCTCTTGAACAAGATCTTTCGCTCGGCCCATTCGATCAAGGGCGCAAGCGGCATGTTCGGCTTCGACGCCGTCGCTCAGTTTACGCACAAGATGGAGACGCTCTTGGATCTTCTTCGGAGCGGCAAAAAAATCGTCACGCCGAGCGTCGCGGATTTGCTGCTCAAGTCCACGGACTGTCTGAAAACGTTGATGGAGGGAGTGAAACTCAATGCGCCCGTGGACGAGAACGTCGTGCAACGGCTCTCGACCGAGCTGGCCGCCGTCAGCGCGGGGGAGGGCGAACGAGCATCCGCCTCGCCGACGCCGGTCGCCGAATCGCCCGCTTCCTCGTCGGGGAGCGCCTATGACATTCGCTGGACTCCGCCGGAATGGCTCTTTCGGCGCGGGCTCGATCCGCTGCAGATCTTCAAAGAACTGACCCGCATCGGGAGCCTCAGCCGCGTGAACGTCGATACGTCTCGGCTGCCGGACCTCAACGACGTGAATCCCGAGGCCTGTTATCTGTCCTGGACCATGCGGCTGGAAACCGCCGCGTCGCGGAAAGAGGTGGAATCGGTCTTTGAGTTCGTCCGGGAAGACAGCGAGCTTTCGATCGAAGCGGTCACGGCTTCAACGTTCGCGCCTGAGCCCTCAGGCGCGAACGTTCGGCGCGATCCCAAGAACGCGACGCTCGAAATTTCCGATGGCGGACCGAAGTCGATCGGCGAGATTTTAGTCGAAAGCGGGGCGGTCTCCAAAGAGGCGTTGGAGCGGGCGTTGTCTCAACAGAAGCGGGTCGGCGAGATTCTGATCGAACAGAAAGCGGCGACGCCCCAGCAGATCGAGCAGGCTCTGCAAACGCAACGGCAGATGGAGGCCGCGGCGCAGGCCAAGAAGGCCGACACGACGTCCATCCGCGTCGACACCGCCAAAATCGACAAACTGATCAATTTGGTCGGGGAGCTGGTCATCACGCAGTCGATGTTGAGCGATTTGGGAACCCGTTTTGAGATGGGACAGGTTCACGTTCTGCTGGAGCGCATCGCGCAACTGGAGCGGAACACGAGGGAAATCCAAGAGCGGGTCATGAGCATCCGCATGGTTCCGATCGGGACGGCGTTCAGCCGGTTCCCCAGGCTGGTCCGCGATTTGGCCGGGAAATTGGGGAAAAAAATCAACTTGGTGCTGTCCGGCGAAGAAACCGAGCTGGACAAAACCGTCATCGAGGCGATCGGCGACCCCTTGACGCATCTGGTGCGCAACGCCGCGGACCACGGGCTGGAAACGCCGGAAGAGCGGCTGGACAACAACAAACCGGAGACCGGTGTCATCAAGCTGCACGCGTTTCACGAAGGGGGCAGCATCTGCATCACCGTCGAAGACGACGGGCGCGGCTTGAATCGAGATAAAATCCTTGCCAAGGCCGTCAAACAGGGGCTGGTTTCGGACGGCGCCGCGTTGTCGGACGATCAAATCTACCCGCTGATCCTGAGGCCCGGTTTTTCGACCGCCGACAAGGTTTCCGATCTGTCGGGGCGCGGCGTCGGCATGGACGTGGTGAAACGCAATATCGAGTCGCTGGGTGGGACCGTCTCCATCAAGACGGCGTACGGCAAGGGAACGGCGTTTACGCTCAAACTGCCGTTGACGCTCGCCATTATCGAGGGCATGACGATTCGGGTCGGACGGGAAACCTACATCGTTCCGATGTTGTCGATTCTGGAATCGATTCAACCGAGGCCGGAGGCGGTGAAAACCGTCGTCGGAAAGGGAGAACTGATCGATGTGAGAGGAATCTATCTGCCGGTGGTTCGGCTGTACGACGTCTTCAACTTGAAGCCGGAACACGTCGATCCGGAGAAAGCCATTCTTCTGATCTTGGAAACGGAAGGCGAGCGGGTGGCGGTGATGGTGGACGAGATTCTCGGCCAGCAACAGGTGGTCATCAAGAGCATGGAGCAAAACTTCCGCAAGGTGCAAGGGATCGCGGGAGCCACGATTTTGGGCGACGGGACCGTCGGATTCATCTTGGACGTCCGCGGCCTGTTGGAAATCGCGCGTCAAGGAACGCCGATGGCCGCGTAG
- a CDS encoding YfhL family 4Fe-4S dicluster ferredoxin yields MALMINDHCIACDACLPACPNQAIFDRRSAAESKGYRVAGRLGIKDDIYVIAHERCTECVGHFEEPQCMSVCPIGECCVPDPERPESRIVLLERARRLHPNKTIDQDKVWAGVRG; encoded by the coding sequence ATGGCGTTGATGATCAACGATCACTGCATCGCCTGCGACGCCTGTTTGCCGGCCTGCCCCAACCAAGCGATCTTCGACAGGCGCAGCGCCGCCGAATCGAAAGGCTATCGTGTCGCGGGGCGATTGGGAATCAAGGACGACATTTACGTCATCGCGCACGAACGGTGCACCGAGTGCGTGGGTCATTTCGAGGAGCCGCAGTGTATGTCCGTCTGTCCGATCGGCGAATGTTGCGTGCCGGATCCGGAGCGGCCGGAGTCGCGCATCGTGCTGCTGGAACGGGCCCGTCGCCTCCATCCGAACAAGACGATCGATCAAGACAAGGTATGGGCTGGGGTCAGAGGATGA
- a CDS encoding chemotaxis protein CheW, producing the protein MAAVTALESSVKQPHQPSGGHSGAADGNQLLTFKLGDELYGVDILRVQEIKGYTTVTRIPNTPAYIKGVINLRGTIVPIVELRTKFGMPTIDVTSFTVIIVVVVREKVMGLVVDAVSDVLTIDRQDIQAPPAFGSRVDVSCLSGIAKSGDKLVALLDIDRLLADGAAADGG; encoded by the coding sequence ATGGCGGCTGTAACGGCATTGGAAAGTTCGGTGAAGCAACCGCACCAACCAAGCGGTGGGCACAGCGGCGCGGCGGACGGCAATCAATTGTTGACCTTCAAACTGGGCGACGAGCTGTACGGGGTGGATATTTTGCGTGTGCAGGAGATCAAGGGCTACACCACCGTCACCCGGATTCCCAACACCCCCGCCTATATCAAGGGCGTCATCAATCTCCGGGGCACGATCGTGCCGATCGTGGAGTTGCGGACGAAATTCGGAATGCCGACGATCGACGTGACCTCGTTCACCGTCATCATCGTGGTGGTCGTGCGGGAGAAGGTGATGGGGCTGGTGGTGGACGCGGTCTCCGACGTGCTGACCATTGATCGGCAGGACATTCAGGCGCCGCCGGCCTTTGGGTCCAGGGTGGATGTGAGTTGCCTGAGCGGGATCGCCAAATCGGGCGACAAACTGGTGGCGTTGTTGGATATCGATCGCCTGTTGGCGGACGGCGCCGCGGCGGACGGGGGATGA